From a region of the Fischerella sp. JS2 genome:
- a CDS encoding carotenoid oxygenase family protein: MPLINEKLRKKAWANAIAKPAQEFPLTPLPVITGTIPPGLRGTLYRNGPARLERGGIHVGHWFDGDGAILGVHFNTSTPLEEGGGATAVYRYVQTDGYKKETAAGKLLYGNYGMTAPGAFWNRWLKPIKNVANTSVLALPDKLLALWEGDHPYALDLQTLETKGSDNLGRLDKGLPYSAHPSVDLHTKEIFNFGISVGNNGTLNLFKSDWTGKIVQKAQFPLEGLPVIHDFVLAGPYLVFFVPAVRLNILPVLLGINTYSDCLKWQPQVGTQILIFDRQTLSLVSRGETEPWFQWHFANGYVDASGEVVVDIARYQDFQTNQFLQQVAFGETHTPAKSTLTRVRINPQTGAVTNIHQILDRNCEFPSVPPENVGQASRYTYFSISRQGTDISQELLNAIACYDHESETLTEADFGENCYPSEPIYVTDADNPEQAWILTVVYDGNCDRSQVWVFNAHRLNEEPVCKLELPSVIPHSFHGTWKEV; this comes from the coding sequence ATGCCTTTAATTAATGAAAAATTAAGAAAAAAAGCTTGGGCAAACGCGATCGCTAAACCTGCCCAAGAATTCCCACTTACTCCCCTACCTGTAATTACTGGCACAATCCCACCTGGTTTGCGCGGCACATTATATCGCAACGGTCCTGCACGGCTAGAGCGGGGCGGGATTCATGTGGGACATTGGTTTGATGGAGATGGTGCAATTCTGGGAGTACACTTCAACACTTCTACTCCCCTCGAAGAAGGGGGGGGTGCTACTGCTGTCTATCGCTACGTCCAAACAGATGGTTACAAAAAAGAAACAGCAGCAGGGAAACTGCTTTACGGTAACTACGGAATGACAGCACCAGGAGCATTTTGGAATCGATGGTTAAAGCCAATTAAGAATGTAGCCAATACCTCGGTGCTAGCATTGCCTGATAAACTATTGGCTCTGTGGGAAGGTGATCATCCTTATGCCTTAGACCTACAAACACTGGAAACCAAAGGTTCAGACAATTTGGGCAGACTTGACAAAGGCTTGCCCTATTCTGCTCATCCTAGTGTAGATTTACACACTAAAGAGATTTTTAATTTTGGTATCTCCGTTGGAAATAATGGTACACTCAATCTTTTCAAAAGTGACTGGACAGGTAAAATCGTCCAAAAAGCGCAGTTTCCTCTAGAAGGCTTGCCTGTCATACATGATTTTGTCCTAGCAGGGCCATATCTTGTCTTTTTTGTTCCTGCTGTCCGGTTGAATATTCTTCCCGTTCTCCTTGGAATAAATACTTACAGTGATTGTCTCAAATGGCAACCCCAGGTAGGAACACAAATTTTAATTTTTGATCGCCAAACACTTTCCTTGGTAAGTCGGGGAGAAACAGAACCTTGGTTCCAGTGGCATTTTGCTAATGGTTATGTAGATGCTAGCGGTGAAGTCGTTGTAGATATTGCCCGCTATCAAGACTTTCAGACAAACCAGTTTCTCCAACAAGTAGCGTTTGGTGAAACTCACACGCCAGCCAAGAGTACACTGACGCGAGTTCGTATCAATCCTCAAACTGGTGCAGTGACAAACATTCACCAAATATTAGACCGCAATTGTGAATTCCCCAGCGTACCACCTGAAAATGTTGGACAAGCCTCGCGCTACACTTATTTTTCCATATCTCGACAAGGAACAGATATTAGCCAAGAACTATTAAATGCGATCGCCTGCTACGATCACGAAAGCGAAACTCTCACCGAAGCAGACTTTGGTGAAAATTGCTATCCTAGTGAACCCATTTACGTTACAGACGCCGACAACCCAGAACAAGCTTGGATTTTAACAGTTGTGTACGATGGCAATTGCGATCGTAGTCAAGTTTGGGTTTTTAATGCTCATCGGTTAAATGAAGAACCTGTGTGTAAACTGGAACTACCAAGTGTGATTCCTCATAGTTTTCACGGTACTTGGAAAGAAGTGTAA
- a CDS encoding ABC transporter substrate-binding protein, whose protein sequence is MKQTITRTTAFLASCTLLLTACGGSNTGTNTSINTGTNTATNTSTTSISGPIPIGIAFAQTSNVALLGQEGVAGAKIAEKYFNDQGGINGTKIKLVFQDAGGDEAGAINAFQTLINKDKVVGIVGPTLSQQAFSADPIAERAKVPVIGASNTAKGVPEIGDYIARVSAPVSVVAPNSVKAALKQNPNIKKVAVFYAQNDAFNKSETEIFQKTVKDQGLELVTVQKFQTTDTDFQAQATNALNLKPDLIIISGLAADGGNLVRQLRELGYKGAIIGGNGLNTSNVLSVCKALCDGVMIAQAYSPEHPGEINAAFRKAYVEQYKKEPPQFSAQAFTAVQVYVEALKALDKKTKITTLPVDKLRTELNKQILAGKYNTPIGEISFTPEGEIVQKDFYVAQIKMEKNGNNGKFAFLK, encoded by the coding sequence ATGAAACAAACTATTACTCGCACAACAGCATTCTTGGCTTCTTGTACTCTCCTACTTACAGCCTGTGGTGGTAGCAACACAGGTACAAACACAAGTATAAACACAGGTACAAACACAGCCACCAACACCTCAACAACCAGTATATCTGGTCCTATACCTATTGGTATTGCCTTTGCCCAAACCAGCAACGTCGCATTACTCGGTCAGGAAGGGGTGGCAGGTGCAAAAATTGCTGAGAAGTATTTTAATGACCAAGGTGGCATTAACGGCACAAAGATCAAGCTGGTATTTCAAGATGCTGGTGGTGACGAAGCTGGAGCAATTAATGCATTTCAAACTTTAATTAATAAAGATAAAGTTGTTGGTATTGTTGGTCCGACTTTATCACAACAAGCCTTTAGTGCTGACCCCATCGCTGAACGGGCAAAAGTACCAGTAATTGGCGCATCTAACACAGCAAAAGGTGTTCCTGAAATTGGTGATTACATAGCTCGTGTATCTGCACCAGTTTCTGTTGTCGCACCTAATTCTGTGAAAGCTGCACTGAAGCAAAATCCTAACATTAAAAAAGTAGCAGTTTTTTATGCTCAAAATGATGCTTTTAATAAATCAGAAACAGAAATTTTTCAGAAAACAGTTAAAGATCAAGGATTAGAATTAGTCACAGTCCAAAAATTTCAAACTACTGATACCGATTTTCAAGCCCAAGCAACCAACGCCCTGAATTTAAAACCAGATTTAATCATTATTTCTGGTCTGGCTGCTGATGGTGGTAACTTAGTACGGCAGTTGCGAGAGTTAGGATACAAAGGTGCAATTATTGGTGGTAATGGTTTGAATACATCAAATGTATTGTCTGTTTGTAAAGCTCTTTGTGATGGCGTTATGATTGCTCAAGCTTACAGTCCAGAACATCCAGGAGAAATCAACGCTGCATTTCGCAAAGCATACGTAGAGCAATACAAAAAAGAACCACCCCAATTTAGCGCTCAAGCTTTTACAGCAGTGCAGGTGTATGTAGAGGCTTTGAAAGCTTTAGATAAAAAAACCAAAATTACCACCCTTCCTGTAGATAAACTACGGACAGAATTAAATAAACAGATACTAGCAGGTAAATACAATACGCCTATTGGTGAAATTTCATTTACTCCAGAAGGTGAAATTGTGCAAAAAGACTTTTATGTTGCTCAAATTAAGATGGAAAAAAATGGTAACAATGGAAAATTTGCATTTTTAAAATAA
- a CDS encoding branched-chain amino acid ABC transporter permease: MDITLFLQQFLNGLSIGSVYAIFALGYTLVYSILGIINLAHGAIFTLGAYFTYALVGGRFGFNGLLANAALPVQLPFALALILGSILAGLVGVMVERVAFLPLRQRGSDPLLTVVSSLGVAVVIVNLIQYLVGAESYTYPANTYGNLPPAINFGTEANPIPIRTVQVVIFVVSMVFVAILSYFISRTKYGKAMQAIAEDATTASLLGINCDRFIILTFFISSFLAGVAGTLVASSVSIAGPYFGIGFGLRGLAVIVLGGLGSIPGAVLGGLVIGLVEAFVPAEYSGYKDAVAFSILFIMLLVRPQGLLGRQVIQKV, from the coding sequence ATGGATATCACTCTATTTTTACAACAGTTTTTAAACGGGTTATCTATTGGCAGTGTCTACGCCATTTTTGCTTTAGGATATACCCTGGTTTACTCAATTTTAGGCATTATTAATTTAGCTCATGGTGCAATTTTTACACTGGGTGCATATTTCACCTATGCACTGGTTGGTGGCAGATTTGGATTTAATGGTTTGCTAGCAAATGCAGCCTTACCTGTACAATTGCCTTTTGCTTTAGCTTTAATTTTGGGAAGTATCTTAGCGGGATTAGTAGGAGTAATGGTAGAACGCGTTGCCTTTTTACCCTTGCGCCAAAGGGGTTCCGATCCTCTTTTAACCGTTGTTTCTAGCTTAGGTGTGGCAGTGGTAATTGTCAATTTAATCCAGTATCTAGTTGGTGCAGAAAGTTACACTTACCCAGCGAATACCTATGGAAATCTACCACCTGCAATTAACTTTGGTACAGAAGCAAACCCTATTCCCATCCGCACTGTGCAGGTGGTGATTTTTGTAGTTTCAATGGTATTTGTCGCTATCCTGAGTTATTTTATTAGTCGCACAAAATACGGTAAGGCAATGCAGGCGATCGCAGAAGATGCAACTACAGCCAGTTTATTAGGAATCAACTGCGATCGCTTTATTATTTTGACATTTTTTATCAGCAGTTTCTTAGCAGGAGTGGCGGGAACTTTAGTTGCCTCTAGTGTAAGTATAGCCGGGCCTTACTTCGGCATTGGTTTTGGATTGCGGGGTTTAGCGGTAATTGTCTTGGGTGGTTTAGGGAGTATTCCCGGTGCAGTCTTAGGGGGTTTGGTTATTGGCTTAGTAGAAGCGTTTGTCCCAGCAGAATACTCTGGCTATAAAGATGCTGTTGCCTTTAGCATTTTGTTTATTATGCTCTTAGTTCGGCCACAGGGTTTGTTGGGACGGCAAGTTATTCAGAAGGTTTAA
- a CDS encoding branched-chain amino acid ABC transporter permease, with protein sequence MADFIATYGALIVSMVLGALLGLSLYLPLMAGQLSLASPGFYALGGYIAAILSTTVFTSSGNLFPISLLLLEMLIAGVVSGLLGIAVGIPALRLRGIYLAIATIAFVEVLRVLSLNLDITGGAVGIFGIPQPFQTPIEYLWIALPLLIISMVLIYRLERIRVGRALTAIREDELAASAMGINPTYYKVLAFTLGAILAGVVGAISAHFLNTWNARQGTFDASIIYLTFVLIGGSRTFLGAVVGGMLFTALPEVLRSIADTGGLPTWLAQFLRDGRLIIFGLLIVLGTIFFPQGLVTPDIFKRRKFAKIRDKSQKPN encoded by the coding sequence ATGGCTGATTTTATTGCTACCTATGGTGCTTTAATTGTTTCTATGGTTTTGGGGGCGCTGCTAGGACTATCGCTGTATTTACCATTAATGGCTGGACAATTGTCTTTAGCTAGTCCTGGATTTTATGCTTTGGGTGGATATATAGCAGCGATTCTTTCCACAACAGTTTTTACTTCTAGCGGTAATCTTTTTCCGATTTCATTATTGTTGTTGGAAATGTTAATTGCTGGAGTAGTTTCAGGATTACTGGGGATAGCGGTAGGAATTCCTGCTTTGCGGTTGCGGGGAATTTATTTAGCGATCGCCACTATTGCTTTTGTAGAAGTTTTGCGGGTTCTTTCCCTTAATTTAGATATTACAGGTGGTGCTGTGGGAATTTTTGGTATTCCCCAACCTTTCCAAACACCTATTGAATATTTGTGGATTGCCCTACCATTATTAATCATTAGTATGGTGTTAATTTACCGTTTAGAACGTATTCGTGTAGGTAGGGCTTTAACTGCGATTCGTGAAGATGAATTAGCAGCAAGTGCAATGGGAATTAACCCCACCTACTATAAAGTTTTAGCTTTTACACTTGGGGCAATTTTGGCTGGAGTAGTTGGTGCAATTAGCGCTCATTTTCTCAATACCTGGAATGCCCGCCAAGGTACATTTGATGCCAGTATTATTTATTTAACTTTTGTCTTAATTGGTGGTTCGAGAACTTTTTTAGGCGCAGTAGTAGGAGGCATGTTATTTACAGCCCTACCAGAAGTTTTAAGAAGCATTGCAGATACAGGTGGTTTACCAACTTGGCTAGCGCAATTTTTAAGAGATGGTAGATTAATTATTTTTGGTTTACTAATAGTTCTGGGAACCATCTTTTTCCCCCAAGGACTTGTCACCCCAGATATTTTTAAAAGACGTAAATTTGCGAAAATAAGAGATAAGAGCCAAAAGCCAAATTAA
- a CDS encoding ABC transporter ATP-binding protein gives MTNDIILEAKDLTRRFGGLVAVNNVSFTVKKHEIFGLIGPNGAGKTTLFNLITGLIPPSSGQLTYHHQEISQLRPHQIAALGIARTFQNIRLFGELSALENVIIARHLHIHSNILTGVIGVPPASTEERKSKQKALELLELVGLQHRAEEKAKNFAYGDQRRLEIARALALEPQILLLDEPAAGMNPSEKQQLSEFIRNLCDRFDLTIILIEHHVPLVMGLCDRIAVLDFGQLIALGEPTVVKNNPAVIEAYLGND, from the coding sequence ATGACCAATGACATTATTTTAGAAGCAAAAGACTTGACTCGCCGCTTTGGTGGTTTAGTGGCAGTAAATAATGTATCATTTACAGTTAAAAAACATGAAATATTTGGATTAATCGGTCCCAATGGTGCTGGTAAAACGACATTGTTTAATTTAATTACAGGCTTAATTCCACCTTCAAGTGGACAATTAACTTATCATCATCAAGAAATTTCTCAATTACGCCCCCACCAAATTGCCGCTTTAGGTATTGCTCGAACTTTTCAAAATATTCGCTTATTTGGTGAACTTTCAGCACTGGAAAATGTAATTATTGCCCGACATTTGCATATTCACAGCAATATACTTACAGGTGTAATAGGAGTACCACCAGCATCTACAGAAGAACGTAAAAGTAAGCAGAAAGCTTTAGAATTACTAGAACTAGTGGGTTTGCAACATCGTGCAGAAGAAAAAGCTAAAAATTTTGCCTATGGTGATCAGCGTCGGCTAGAAATTGCTCGTGCTTTAGCCCTAGAACCACAAATTTTGCTCCTTGACGAACCCGCCGCCGGCATGAACCCCAGTGAGAAGCAACAACTGAGTGAGTTTATTCGCAATCTATGCGATCGCTTTGATTTGACAATTATTTTAATTGAACACCACGTACCCTTAGTCATGGGGTTGTGCGATCGCATTGCTGTTTTAGATTTTGGTCAATTAATTGCTTTAGGAGAACCAACTGTGGTTAAAAATAATCCAGCAGTAATAGAAGCGTATTTAGGAAATGATTAA
- a CDS encoding ABC transporter ATP-binding protein, whose product MNTENQKSYPVLEIKNLYINYGGIQALQNINLVVNNGEVVTLIGANGAGKTTTLRAISKIISPKSGEIIYSGRNITRRQSHEVVQLGIAHCPEGRRVLTRQTVYDNLLLGAYIRSQQAEIKNDIQHQFGLFPRLAQRRNQLAGTLSGGEQQMLAIARALMSRPKLLLLDEPSLGLAPTIVREIFSIIDNLRATGVTILLVEQNANLALQIADRGYVLEAGCITLTGAATQLITDERVKKAYLG is encoded by the coding sequence ATGAACACAGAGAATCAGAAAAGCTACCCAGTTCTGGAAATAAAAAACCTATATATTAATTATGGTGGTATTCAAGCACTGCAAAATATTAATTTAGTTGTCAATAATGGTGAAGTAGTCACTCTCATAGGTGCTAACGGTGCAGGCAAAACTACTACTCTTCGGGCTATATCTAAAATTATCAGTCCTAAAAGTGGTGAAATTATTTATAGTGGCCGCAATATAACCCGTCGCCAATCTCATGAAGTTGTACAATTGGGTATTGCCCATTGTCCAGAAGGACGTAGAGTATTAACGAGACAAACTGTTTACGATAATTTGCTTTTAGGTGCGTATATTCGTTCTCAGCAAGCAGAGATAAAAAACGATATTCAGCATCAATTTGGACTATTTCCACGTTTAGCACAAAGACGCAATCAACTAGCAGGAACCCTTAGTGGCGGTGAACAACAAATGTTAGCGATCGCCCGTGCTTTGATGAGTAGACCAAAACTTTTATTATTAGATGAACCAAGTTTAGGTTTAGCACCGACAATAGTTAGGGAAATATTTAGTATTATTGATAATTTACGTGCCACAGGCGTGACTATTTTATTAGTTGAACAAAATGCCAATTTAGCATTACAGATTGCAGATCGGGGATATGTTTTAGAAGCTGGTTGTATTACTCTTACAGGTGCAGCTACCCAATTAATTACTGATGAGCGAGTCAAAAAAGCTTATTTGGGATAG
- a CDS encoding Uma2 family endonuclease, translating into MVQLTTKTLTLEEFLKLPETKPASEYINGQIIQKPMPQGKHSILQGELVSSMNAVVKPKKIALAFPELRCTFGGRSIVSDVAVFAWERIPKDENGDVANVFQAALDWTIEILSPDQSPTKVIGNILHCLKQGCRMGWLIDPDERSLLIYPLGQQPEIFQEEQEILPVPD; encoded by the coding sequence ATGGTACAGCTAACAACGAAAACCCTAACTTTGGAAGAGTTTCTCAAGTTACCAGAAACTAAACCAGCTAGTGAATATATTAATGGACAAATAATTCAAAAACCAATGCCACAAGGAAAGCATAGTATTCTTCAAGGTGAATTAGTTAGTTCTATGAATGCCGTAGTCAAGCCAAAGAAAATTGCTCTTGCTTTTCCAGAGTTGCGATGTACATTTGGTGGACGTTCAATTGTTTCAGATGTAGCAGTTTTTGCTTGGGAGCGAATTCCAAAAGATGAAAATGGAGATGTAGCGAATGTTTTTCAAGCAGCTCTAGACTGGACTATCGAAATTTTATCACCAGACCAAAGTCCGACAAAAGTGATTGGTAATATTTTACATTGTCTCAAACAGGGCTGTCGCATGGGTTGGTTGATCGATCCAGATGAGCGATCGCTTTTGATTTACCCACTAGGACAACAACCAGAAATTTTCCAAGAAGAACAAGAAATATTACCAGTTCCTGATTGA
- a CDS encoding elongation factor G: MNEKVKSGSRNVAIVGPYLSGKTTLLESLLFVTGAISRKGSVKDGNTVGDSSQEARDRQMSVEVSSASTEYNDTRFTFIDCPGSVEFAQETYNALIGVDAAIVVCEPINDRVLTLAPLFKFLDDWEIPHLVFVNKMDRANIHVLETLHALKAVSSRPLVAHQYPILGGEQLIGFIDLVTEQAYHYHSGAPADPVPFPEELKEEEHIARAEMLEALANFDDHLLEELLEDIEPPQEEILKDLKMELGADLVVPVFFGVAEQDYGVRPLLEALVREAPEPETTAERRLSKQKDGATIAQVLKTYYTPQGGKLSLVRVWQGKLTDGIVLNGVRAGGIYRLMGQQLQQVNQVGAGEIVALSRMEGIKTGDTISNNTVKELPKTEQLEPVYALAIIPEKRNDEVKLSGAITKLLEEDPSLAWEQHGDTHEVILWGQGEIHLQVALDRLRRKYNLPMTTHLPQIPYKETIRKPASSVHGRYKHQSGGHGQFGDVYLDIQPLGRGEGFNFKETIVGGVVPKQYIPGVEMGVREFLAHGPLGFPVVDVAVTLTNGSYHTVDSSEQAFKQAARVAMQTGISQCQPTLLEPILRVQVTTPSEFTSKVMQLVTGRRGQILGYEAIHDWQGWDSITAYLPQAEMHNFIVELRSQTLGVGSFHWEFDHLQEVPDKLAERILTTNGGNGGNGNNK; this comes from the coding sequence ATGAACGAAAAAGTGAAATCGGGTTCGCGAAATGTAGCAATTGTCGGCCCTTATTTGAGTGGGAAAACAACTTTACTAGAAAGCTTGTTATTTGTAACAGGTGCTATTTCTCGCAAAGGCAGCGTTAAGGATGGTAACACAGTCGGCGATAGCTCTCAAGAAGCACGCGATCGCCAAATGAGCGTAGAAGTCAGCAGTGCTAGCACTGAATATAATGACACTCGCTTCACCTTTATTGACTGCCCTGGCAGTGTAGAATTTGCTCAAGAAACTTACAACGCCCTAATTGGAGTTGATGCGGCAATTGTAGTTTGCGAACCCATCAATGATCGCGTCCTCACCCTTGCTCCTCTATTTAAATTCCTGGATGACTGGGAAATTCCCCACCTAGTCTTTGTCAACAAAATGGATCGGGCGAATATCCACGTTTTGGAAACATTACACGCCCTTAAAGCCGTTTCTAGTCGTCCCCTTGTCGCGCACCAATACCCAATTCTGGGAGGGGAACAACTCATCGGTTTTATTGACTTGGTTACTGAACAAGCGTACCATTACCATTCCGGCGCGCCTGCTGACCCAGTTCCATTTCCTGAAGAACTAAAAGAAGAAGAACACATTGCACGGGCAGAAATGCTCGAAGCTTTAGCAAATTTTGACGACCACTTACTAGAAGAACTTTTAGAAGACATTGAACCGCCCCAAGAGGAAATCCTCAAAGATTTAAAAATGGAATTAGGGGCGGATTTAGTAGTACCAGTATTTTTTGGTGTTGCTGAACAAGATTATGGAGTTCGACCCCTACTAGAAGCCTTAGTGCGAGAAGCACCTGAACCCGAAACTACAGCCGAACGCCGCTTAAGTAAACAAAAAGACGGCGCTACCATAGCCCAAGTGTTAAAGACCTATTACACTCCTCAAGGCGGAAAACTTTCCCTAGTGCGGGTTTGGCAAGGTAAATTAACCGATGGTATAGTCCTCAACGGTGTCCGCGCTGGTGGTATTTATCGTCTGATGGGACAACAGCTACAACAAGTCAATCAAGTTGGGGCTGGAGAAATTGTCGCTTTAAGCCGGATGGAGGGTATCAAGACAGGAGATACAATTTCCAACAATACTGTTAAGGAATTACCCAAAACTGAACAACTAGAACCAGTTTATGCCCTCGCCATTATTCCCGAAAAGCGCAACGATGAAGTAAAGCTAAGTGGTGCGATCACCAAATTGTTAGAAGAAGACCCTTCTCTTGCTTGGGAACAACACGGTGACACCCACGAAGTTATCCTTTGGGGTCAAGGCGAAATTCATTTACAAGTGGCACTAGACCGCCTGCGTCGCAAGTATAATTTGCCGATGACAACCCACTTGCCACAAATACCTTACAAAGAAACTATCCGCAAACCAGCTTCATCAGTTCACGGGCGCTACAAGCACCAAAGTGGTGGTCACGGTCAGTTTGGCGATGTTTATCTCGACATCCAACCCTTAGGACGAGGTGAAGGTTTTAACTTCAAGGAAACCATTGTTGGTGGCGTGGTTCCCAAACAGTATATTCCCGGTGTAGAAATGGGTGTACGGGAATTTTTAGCACACGGGCCCTTGGGTTTCCCAGTTGTAGATGTGGCGGTAACTTTAACTAACGGTTCCTACCACACCGTCGATAGTTCCGAACAAGCATTTAAGCAAGCTGCCCGTGTAGCAATGCAAACCGGAATCTCCCAGTGTCAACCCACCCTCCTAGAACCAATTTTGCGGGTGCAAGTTACAACTCCCAGCGAATTCACCTCCAAAGTCATGCAACTAGTGACTGGTAGACGGGGGCAGATTTTAGGTTACGAAGCCATTCATGATTGGCAAGGTTGGGATAGTATTACAGCTTACTTGCCCCAAGCCGAGATGCATAACTTTATTGTAGAGTTGCGATCGCAAACTCTCGGGGTTGGTTCTTTCCACTGGGAATTTGACCATCTCCAAGAAGTTCCCGATAAACTGGCTGAACGGATTCTGACTACTAACGGTGGTAATGGAGGTAATGGTAACAATAAATAG
- a CDS encoding tetratricopeptide repeat protein: MPVKLYKYRLQTWASFIFISGIILLPSPSLPFPPSLLAQNAPSNATDYLNQGLQAVQTGRIQDAIASFRQAAQLDPSLAPAHYNLGLALRQAGQLQPAADAFYRATQADPQFALAYANLGGALLEGNNLQQANDYLQKAIELDPKLGVAHYNLGLVREQQQNWDKAIASFKKAMEYSKNAPEPAYHLGICYLQQNKLDKATDAFRKAIQINPKYPEAYYSLGSVLYGQGKAKDALEAFRKSAEANSNYPNAYYGAGLAFIQLQQYADAVQVLQFARDLYKAQNNPEWANKAEQLLQQAQRMN; encoded by the coding sequence ATGCCAGTTAAACTCTATAAATATCGCCTCCAGACATGGGCGAGTTTCATATTTATAAGTGGAATCATTCTCTTGCCTTCCCCAAGTCTTCCTTTTCCTCCCTCTTTGTTAGCGCAGAATGCTCCTAGCAACGCCACAGACTATTTAAATCAGGGATTACAGGCTGTGCAGACAGGGAGAATCCAAGATGCGATCGCTTCTTTTCGCCAAGCTGCCCAATTAGATCCCAGCCTCGCACCAGCACATTACAATTTAGGTTTAGCACTGCGGCAAGCTGGACAATTACAACCTGCTGCGGATGCATTTTATCGAGCCACCCAAGCCGATCCCCAGTTTGCTTTAGCTTATGCGAATTTGGGCGGCGCGTTGTTAGAAGGCAATAATTTACAGCAGGCAAATGATTATTTACAAAAAGCAATAGAACTTGATCCCAAATTGGGTGTGGCTCATTACAATTTAGGATTAGTGAGAGAACAGCAGCAAAATTGGGATAAGGCGATCGCATCCTTTAAAAAAGCGATGGAATACAGCAAAAATGCACCAGAACCAGCCTATCATCTAGGCATATGCTATCTGCAACAAAACAAACTCGATAAAGCCACAGATGCCTTTCGCAAAGCAATACAAATCAATCCCAAGTATCCAGAAGCTTATTATAGTCTTGGTTCAGTTTTATATGGTCAAGGCAAAGCAAAAGATGCCCTAGAAGCCTTTAGAAAATCTGCTGAAGCTAACTCTAATTATCCCAATGCTTATTACGGTGCAGGATTAGCTTTTATCCAATTGCAGCAATACGCAGATGCAGTACAAGTATTACAATTTGCTAGAGATTTGTACAAAGCTCAGAATAATCCTGAATGGGCAAACAAAGCCGAGCAATTGTTGCAACAAGCACAAAGAATGAATTAG